From a region of the Comamonadaceae bacterium OTU4NAUVB1 genome:
- a CDS encoding ABC transporter permease, with the protein MAAVLPSTSPPVAAATRPAGPWRRAWRRLRRRRAAMLGLAVVLAFVALAVFAPWIAPQDPIATSWGAIRQAPSAEHWFGTDDIGRDVLSRVIWGTRASLLAGVVSVSISLLLGVPIGLAAGFLGGLADGFISRVTDAFLACPFLILAIALAAFLGPSLSNAMIAIGVSATPIFVRLTRAQVLNVKVEDYIEAARAVGNSPLRIALRHVLPNITAPVMVQATLAIASAVIAEASLSFLGLGQQPPAPSWGSMLNTAKNFVDNAPWMAIWPGLSIFLLVLSFNLLGDGLRDALDPRQR; encoded by the coding sequence ATGGCTGCCGTGCTTCCTTCCACCTCGCCACCGGTGGCCGCCGCGACGCGGCCCGCCGGACCGTGGCGCCGGGCCTGGCGGCGGCTGCGCCGCCGCCGCGCGGCCATGCTGGGGCTGGCCGTGGTGCTGGCCTTCGTCGCGCTGGCCGTGTTCGCGCCCTGGATCGCGCCGCAGGACCCGATCGCCACCAGCTGGGGCGCGATCCGCCAGGCGCCCAGTGCCGAGCACTGGTTCGGCACCGACGACATCGGCCGCGACGTGCTCTCGCGCGTGATCTGGGGCACGCGCGCGTCGCTGCTCGCGGGCGTGGTGTCGGTGTCGATCTCGCTGCTGCTGGGCGTGCCGATCGGCCTGGCCGCGGGCTTCCTCGGCGGCCTCGCCGACGGCTTCATCTCGCGCGTCACCGACGCCTTCCTGGCCTGCCCGTTCCTCATCCTGGCGATCGCGCTCGCGGCCTTCCTGGGCCCGAGCCTGAGCAACGCGATGATCGCGATCGGGGTCTCGGCCACGCCGATCTTCGTGCGGCTCACGCGCGCGCAGGTGCTCAACGTGAAAGTCGAGGACTACATCGAGGCGGCGCGCGCCGTGGGCAACTCGCCGCTGCGCATCGCGCTGCGCCACGTGCTGCCCAACATCACGGCGCCGGTGATGGTGCAGGCCACGTTGGCGATCGCCTCCGCCGTCATCGCCGAGGCCAGCCTGTCCTTCCTCGGCCTCGGCCAGCAGCCACCGGCGCCGAGCTGGGGCAGCATGCTCAACACCGCCAAGAACTTCGTCGACAACGCGCCGTGGATGGCCATCTGGCCCGGCCTGTCGATCTTCCTGCTGGTGCTGTCGTTCAACCTGCTGGGCGACGGCCTGCGCGACGCGCTGGACCCGCGCCAGCGTTGA